The sequence tctggtaacccttttacaaatgcttcgatcttctcttcttcatcttcgaatgctctaggacacaataggcacaactctgtgaatcgtcgttcgtatgtggtgatgtcgaaaccttgcgttcataatcctctaagctctaccttgagcttattgacctcgaatcTGGGACAATACTACTcgctcatcaagtgtttgaatgctgaccacggtagtgcgtaagcagcatcttgtcccacctgctcgagataggtgttccaccatgttaacgtagtacctgtgaaggtatgcgtagcgtactttactttgtcttcttcagtgcacttacttatggcaaataccgattcgaccttctcggtccaccgcttcaatccgattggtccttcggttccatcgaattctagaggtttacaggcattgaattctttgtaggagcatcctacacgattccttgtggaattaattccactgctagatccggagttattgttgttattttgcattgcggcctgcactgtggCTATGTTCACAGTAagaaaagcacggaagtcttcctcgctcatgtttaagttctgacgagtcgtcggtgccatttccttcaaaaatagccaaaagaatttagttaatcatatagaatattaagagtagtcaatagtatttcgtagcataatatgaacttatttataaaagctttttattcatattagcgttttataagttttaattctggtagtacctacccgttaagttcatacttaatagctaacatacaattcaattactacaattctatatgaaaaactaattacaataaatttcacgttcaaacttttatacaataatttacaaacgtacaataccactattttacatatagcatgaaatatagcacacaataactttgatacaaggcaattgcgaagacaattctagttgaaCGTAAGTCGTTCCGCGAAGGCAATAAAGAttcgtaattcataggtccagaagcaagtcatgcattcgggtttactaatactatttcccatccttggtcttgtggaaaataaccgttatggccgttagctaggtagcatgttgtaacgtcatcaaaaaggcgagggttacgtaatgcccaacagccccgtaacaatctaaaaaccttatttctcacttcaactactgaatccgtcatttgtgggaatgttttatttagaagttgcaacccgatgttctttttctcaatttggtgagaagcgaacatcactaacccgtaaacataacatgcttctttatgttgcatgtttgaatctctttctaaagaacgaagtcctatgttgggatatgtggagtcaaaataggctctcaacccgtagcggaaagttgcagtagggtttcccgcacttaatgccttaaagaaaacacggcgtaacttaggttctccccaatgtgatatacaccatctattaaaggaaagccttttataaaccaaggcatgcctggaacgtctttcaaaagtcctacaaactaatttcaccataaataattgtgccgataagTTCTGacagactttagacaagatttcatcaatcatatcccttggtaagtcttctaaaatatttggttgtctatccttaacgtccattgtgtgtttttatactgtaaaatagacgaggattagattcataaaagataattaacacacaatacaagcaatttttacatacagcataaaagtacaaacacactGAAATACATGTATTACATGGCATGGTAAGAATAATTGACTTcaattctttattccgactcacttgtttcttcttcttcagactcatttcattttgctaattttctagggatagatggtgctcctctaatacgagccgtccttttcacaaatggtctagaaaaacctggtggcttagatgttcccgggttatagtgaaagtttaagaaatacgggtgtttacgatatatcccatcaggatatttcatgttaacatagagttcatctgttttggactcgagtttttctattttgatagcttttcctttattattttcttttgccttattaaattgagtcgaggtaatttctataacatcatcggaatcctcatcgggatccgattcatcagaaaattggtaattttcccaatattttgcttcctcggcggaaacaccattgaccatttttagctttggtccattggttgagaattttcttttatttatctgtttttttgtggttcctaatatttcctcctccggaacctcttcttccggttcctcttcttccggttcctcttcttccggttcttcttcgggaatttgtgaatcttcccagaatatattcgactcttcattattattaggtgattcgatgggatttgtactagaggtagacatctatcacacaatatcaaacacgttaagagattaatatatcacataatatttacatgttaacaatttgtagtttccaacaaaaagtgttaagcaatcgtttttaaagaaaacacggtcgaagtccagactcactaatgcatcctaacaaactcgataagacacactaattcaaatttctggttctctaagaccaacgctcggataccaactaaaatgtcccgttcatatcgattataaacgtttcatattaattgatttcgttgcgaggtttgacctctataagacacactaattcaaagactgcatttgggATGAGTCAAATAttttgggattcgcgtcaattaaggtgtctgttccctaattcttaggttaccaagttaaaagggtgatattcggtattcataatccaacatagaatgtaatttcaagtacttgtgtctattttgtaaaacatttacaaaactgcatgtattctcatcccaaaatattagatagtaaaaatgggactataactcactttcacaggttatcacttcgtcgaaaaataacacttggccactggtcgatacacgaacctataacaaatatgtatatatatatatcaaagtatgatcgaaatataattataccatattttattatgttttaacgatttaggtTTGTTAAAttgatagtccaacgtttgtaaTCCACAAATAAttatccacagttagtagtacagaaataaatcaatatatattatctcgaatcaatccacgacccagtgcatacaagtctcagactcgatcacaactcaaagtatatatattattttggaatcaacctcaaccctgtatagctaactcgatcattaccgcatatagagtatctatggttgttccaaataatatatatagatgacgtcaatatgatatgtcaaaacattgcatacgtgtctatggtctatcaaggttacataatatgttagagtacatgtataatacaatataagttagttaagttatggttagtatagatttgttacaaatttcacgtagctacaacaagaaaaattatccaattttgttttacccataacttcttcgttttaaatccgttttgagtgattcaagttgctatggtttcataatgaacttaaatttatgaaactaaacagaaaaagtataagtttatagtcggaaatacaggttacaagtcaattttgtaagaggtagtcatttcagtcgaaagaacgacgtcttgatgaccattttgaaaaacatacttccactttgagtttaaccatgatttttggatatagtttcatgttcataagaaaaatcattttcccagaagaacaacttttaaatcaaagtttatcatagtttttaattatctaacccaaaacagcccccggtttcactacgaccgcgtatgtccgattttacggtgttcttcgtgtttccaagttttaaatcattaagttagtgagCTCTTCATATGGAGGTCGAGGAAAAAATGTATCCCAACTTTGATTGAGCTGGAAAAGAGTGGGATTGATCTTCACTCAGTCTGTTGCCCTCTTTGTGACGATGGGGTGGAATCAGCTGACCATGGCTTGCTCTTTTGTCTTCGATATTTGGGAAAAGGTATTCAAATGGTGGGGATTTAGTGTGTTTTCGTCAGCTAGTTTATGTTAGATCCTTCAAGGCTCTACAATCGGGAATATGTCGGATTTAGGTTTCAAGATTTGGCAAGCGGTTCTTTGGTCGTGTTGTTATCTCATATGGTGGAACCGGAACCAAGTGGTCTTTAATAAAAAAGGTTGGACAACCCCGATAGCATTATGTGAGATTCAACTCAAGGCTTTCGAGTGGATTGGGAAAAGAAGCAAGTCACTTCATCTTGATTGGCATACTTGGCTACACAATCCTCAATCTTTTGTTATGTAAATTTCGTGTGCTTAGATGTGTGTTGGCTTAACGGCTTGTTTAGTTAACATAAAACCCTCGAGATGTACATTGTGATTGATTTATTAATATAATTTGTTGTTTTTCGAAAAAAAAGAAAATGGAATCACAACTTAACTGACTTGACTCTTTCAACGGATAATAAACTAAGTAAATAAAATAAATCTGGATTATATTCTATCACAAAGTAGTTGGACATGAACATGAAGTTTAATATACAAAGCAATAATGGAACGAAATCCTGATCCCTGCTACCTTGTATGTCGAAAATAGAATCATAACCATTGATTGGAGTAATGACAGTCTATAACGAGTCTTGTTGAGTACCAACCTTCATCTTCATTGTTGAAGCAAGGCGgggttaaaaacttgaaatcttgaTTTAGACTATCAATAATTATAACTAATCCACCTTTATAGAAAGAAGTCAAACTATTTTTTCATTTTAACCTAGACACTTTTCTATATTCACCGATGCCACTCTGAAAAATGTCGAGTGAATTTCTTCCAAAGTTTTAAGGACTGTTTTcgaactttaaaaaaaaaacaattaataAATATTGATACGTCCAAGCACAATTCTAATTAAGGTTAATTACCTCCAATAGATGGATTGGGGAAGTTACTGGAGAGAATCTATAGAGAGCTACTTTGCATTTAAGGGGTATTTTTTGTTCATATTACAATTATGATTCtacaaaaaaattatataaatttaaaGAAAGATGTTATATACAAACCAATAtctgttgagaaaagcgacaccgaattatagcaaaccgctagtaataaatgaaatagcgacaataaagacacaccgagatttaacgtggaaaaccccaatagggtaaaaaccacgggcaaggaaagaaatgtttcactaataagaataataggaattacacttttctctaattacaaggataagcactaatctttatatctcttgtaattaggagattaatacTCACTAACTCTATATTTAACTCTTTTAGTATGCAATGGAGAATGTGTTTTTGGGATGATGAAATGAGCATAAGTTAGAGCTCTATTTATACTACTAAAAATTGGGGGTTGGTCAGTATGAAGATGAAAGCCTTCATTTGAATAGTATGGCTACAAAATAAATGTGTTAATTGACCACATCAACTCTACCGTCCAAGTTTAATATTCAACAATCTGCCACTTGAAGATTCTattgaagctcaatcaatcttcacGCGATAATCCTTCATtaccaatgatgttgcttacgtttcTGCTAGGCCACATGAGGAAcgacaccaaataaacttgtcacggttgattgactttgttagaaaatcggccacattgtcgtcagtatgaattttctgcacatccacggtttcttcttccactttctcacgaatgaagtgatattgaactcgtatatgctttgtctttgaatgaaatgccggattccttacaagatgcaaggcactctggttgtcacaaaataaagtgatattctcttgtttgtgcccgagttcctccaacaacatcttcaaccatactgcctctttagtagcttgagtagctgctacatattctgcctcagtTGTTGACGttgccacaactgactgcagttttaaAACCTcagcttactattccaccacaaagtgtgaaaacatatgcagtggtagattcacttttatcgatatcacctgcataatctgaatcaacataccctttgacaataaattctggttccccataacataatgcaacatctaaggttcccttgatgtatctaagtatcctctttaccgcatttcaatgctctttaccaggattcgccatgaaccgactaactactcccactgcatgtgcaatgtctggtcttgtacatatcattgcgaatattaaacttcccactgctgatgcatacggtacgcgagacatctccttcctctcaTATTCACTACTAGggcacataacggaggataacttgagattagtaggaagtggggttgagattggcttactatcttgcatattgaaacgctccaagattttcctcaaataattcttttgagaaagccaaatcttcctattatctctgtctcagtgaatttgcatccctagaatcttgtttgcggcactcaagtctttcatttcaaactccttAGCCAATTGAACCTTCaacttattaatacgatctttgttggagcctgcaaccaacatgtcgtctacatataacagcaaaatgacaaaatcattgtccccaaacctcttgaaatatgcataagggtctgcataaagtctgttatattcaaggctcattatgaaagaatcaaatctcttgtaccaacacctcggtgcctgtttgagaccatacagagatttctttaacctgcacaccaagttcttttttccttgtagttcaaaaccttctggttgaagcatataaatttcttcttcaagatttccatgaagaaatgcagttttcacatctagctgatCTAGATGCAAattaaatgtagcacacatcgctagaactactcgaattgttgtaagtcgaaccacaggagaaaatatttcattaaagtctttaccttctttctgagcatatcctttaactaccagtcttgcacgataccgctccacttgattatcgccatttcgcttgatcttatacacccatttatttccaataggttttctacctttcggtaatggcacaagttcccatgtttgatttttatgaagagcttcaatttcttcctgcatatctgtcatccactgagatgcatctgaatgattcagtgtctcgcgaagagttgttggttctccttcctctgttagaagacaatatgcaatattgctttccataatataatccgagtgccaccctggacgtttccttttccgattagaaatacgagtcgctggagcttcatcaacgatTACTTGATTTTTCTCATGCTCTGGTATTGTttcagaagaatctttataaaattcattttcaacctgtatcggtgtagtttcttttgaagtgctaacatcttcaagatctttgtctttcataaagacaacatctctgctgatgactactttgtgggcagtggggtcccacaagcggtaccccttaactccatcagcataccccaagaacaaacactttctggacttcggatccaactttgtcaTTTCTTGAaaattgtacattgcgtacacatgacttccaaatacatgaagatcagaataattaactggttttccagtccacatttccatcggcgatttcaactcaattgcagttgatgttgaccgatttatcacgtaacaggcagtacttactgcttctgcccagaatgattttcccaagcttgcagttgccaacatcgcccttgttctatctaacaatGTTCTGTTCATCCActctgccactccgttttgttgGGGAGTGTATGCTGttgtgaactgccttttgataccttcttgtttgcaaaacttatcaaattcatcaccagtgtattctcctccattatctgtcctcaaacacttgatctttttaccagattcaagttcaacccgcgctttgtaaactttgaaaacttcaaacacatccgccttcctcttgattgggtacacccaacatctcctagtgtaatcatcaataaattatACAAAAtactttgcatatatatatatatatatatatatatatatatatatatatatatatatatatatatatatatatatatatatatatatatatatatatatcctcctagggattgaactggtgcttgccacacatcagagtgaaccaattctagaatcaattttcttctagaatttgatgtgttaaacttcaggcgatgttgcttgctgattacacaatgctcacagaaaggtagtgatacctttgtaagaccaggaataagatttctttcaacaagaatcttcataccttgttcagacatgtgtccaagcttttgatgccatgtcatagcaactttatcacttgaactattcgaagcaacagatgcttccgattcatgtaccgtctcgcctttcagaatgtataaattagtACCCActttttctcctttcataagtgcAACCacgcctttcttgattatcatgatcttctcatgtatcaccatcttacaaccaagatcatccaattgtcctaaagacaataagttcttcaaaccctccacgtgtcgtacacattgaatagtacgaactgtaccatcgtgcatcttcagaatgatatctccaattccaatgatctttagttcatgatcattgcaactatatacagatcctcctgagatatgttcatattgtttgaaccattctcttctaggggtcatgtgaaaagtagctcccgagtcaaataaccagacatcaacaaatgtctttctgtcTTCATTTACTACCtctgcctcactaaccaaagcagtcccatcatctgaagtgcttgcaatatttccttgaggatttgagttatttaaactccgacaatccttcttcaggtgacctttcttgccacaattgtagcatgtatatgtcttcttctttttagacttcggtttaccatgattgtgactcccacttgggccacgttccgttgatctccctcctgacaccaccaaggcctccacttgtcgtgaaccggcctgtttgtcctccttattattgcgccgattttcttcttctagaatagcagcagcaacttcatcatagactagatactccgagagaacattattggttaagttaataatgagttgatgaTACGAgccaggtagactctgaagtaaaagttcagcacattcttttggctctatattgcaacttaatgaagcgagttgagaaaatagagtattcaaagaattaatgtgctcattaactgaagtagattcattcatgcgtagcgcataaagtttcctcttaaggaatatcttgttgtggagtgatttggtctcgtacaattttacgaggtgatcccaaatctctttcgccgtcttcttttcttcaatgctagacaaaacgccatctgctagtgccagatgaagatttgcgatagcctggccgtccatctcttcccatttttcatcagtgacttcggcggaacgtccactgatggccgccaaacacttatcctttctcaggatagctttcatctttagtttccataacgagaagttacacccgttgaacttttcaatttcaaatttcgtagacattgctataattacaatcttcttttcgacgaTACTATTTTTCGAGAAATAGTACCCACGGAAATTTTATCTTATcgagtgaaaataatcttacttattttatgatgtggacgatccactcccgtggcaaccacagagcatacgataaacacactagatattagaccttagctcttgataccacttgttgagaaaatcaacaccgaattatagcaaaccgctagtaataaatgaaataacgacaataaaaagacaccgagatttaacgtggaaaaccccaatagggtaaaaaccacgggcaaggaaagaaacgtttcactaataagaataataggaattacacttttctctaattacaaggataagcactaatctttatatctcttgtaattaggagattaatacTCACTAACTCTCTATTTAACTCTTTTAGTATACAATGGAGAATGTGTTTTTGGGATGATGAAATGAGCATAAGTTAGAGCTCTATTTATAGTACTAAAAATTGGGGGTTGGTCAGTATGAAGATGAAAGCCTTCATTTGAATAGTATGGCCTCAAAATAAATGTGTTAATTGACCAGATCAACTCTACCGTCCAAGTTTAATATTCAACAATATCTATAGAAGCCAACCTCTATAATGGTTTTTATGTACTCCAAAATAAATAAAGAAGGCAAATATGTGGATGTGTAACCAATTTATTTTGGCGCATTTTTCTTATTTTTTCTTTGGTGCAAGTTACATTCTTTGGCTTCATCCGTTACCAATCAATCAAGTTTTTAATATTATACAATCAATCGAAATTTCCAACCCTGCTATAAAATGGTACTCATCATACAGAATATAACACACAAGTTAACCCAAAAAAAACACATAGGCAAAAACCATTACCAATTTTAGCCCAAAAAAATAATATCCTCTATCAATGGGATCAAAATCATACGATGAACTCCATGGAAGCACCAATTGGGCTGGCCTTCTTGACCCATTAGACCTCGAGCTACGTACTCTACTTGTCGGCTATGGTGATCTTTTATCAGCCACTAAAAGAGTATTCAATAACGACGAAGGGTCTAAGTACCAAGGCTACAGTTACTATGGCAAAACTGTGTTTTTCAAAAAAGCAATGCTCCCATCCGCTGATTCTAAATACCAAGTTGCTTACTTTATCTACGCCACTTCTCCTGGGGACGCTGTTCTGTCTCTGCTTTCTCCTGGTATGTCACGTGATGGTAGCGAATTTGAGACAAACTGGATGGGGTATATAGCTGTGTCTAATGACGATTATAGTAAGTCAATTGGTCGTCGTGAAATATGCATGGTGTGGCGTGGGACCGCTAGAACTTACGAGTGGAATCAAGACGTCTTTGGTGCAATGCCAGTATCAGCCGAGCCACTCCTCCCTGGTGTCGACGTAACAGGTGGATTAACCCTCCAAAGTTTCTAATCAATACATCTTTACAAGTTTGATAAAACATAATGATTTAGTGTTGAATAATTCAAAAGTTTTGATTAAACTTAGAGTGTCTTTGTTTATCTTTTAATGGAATGGTTCAACGCCCAATGTTGTCAGTGGCAGATCTTATTGTTACCCAAGGGGTTATCCGTCCCATCTGGATTTTAACGGAATAAAAAATTTTacaccaaactttttttttttttgacaaaaaaataaggtttttttagtgtttaccccctGTCACTAGTTTCACCCCCTCTTTAGTGTAGTCAGACTCAAGTTCCGCCACTGAATGCTGTACCATTCAGTATTCAATGCATTTGTTTCTGACACCTAAACGACTAGATGATGCTAAATGGTTCATATATTCAGTGTTGAACCATCATAACTGAGATAGTCTTTTAACCACTAAGCACATAAATTTTATCAATATTCTCTTTAAATTATATCAAGAACACTTATTAAACAACTATATtctagttattattaatataatggtTAATAAGGTAATTTTGCATCATTAACATTGgtcattcaaaatgattatcaaacagcttatcatCATTCAGATCCAAACTCATTTAGAACATTtaaatcattcagattatgaaccattcgTCGCTTAACCATTCAGTTTTATTAAACGCACCCTATAGTTTTGAATATCGATAGCCTGTTTCAGTAAAATAATGTAAATTTAGTACAATAATATTATTTCAACCCCTTTTAAGTACATAGTTTTGGGCTCTAATACTTTGATTGGATGCAGGGGCTAATACACCACAAGTCATGGGAGGATGGCTTACAATTTACACCACTAATGACCCAAACTCTGAACTCGTCAAATCAAGTGCACGCACACAACTCACAGAAAACATCAAGAAACTACTTGAAAAGTACAAAGATGAAAAAGTAAGCATAACATGCACAGGACACAGTCTTGGTGCATGTTTAGCAACTTTATCGGCTTTTGACATCGCCATAAACATTGTGACACCTGATATAAACGTATCAGCTTTCATTTTTGAATGTCCACAAGTCAGAAATCAATCATTCAAAGATGAAATTGAAAAACTTCGGAACCTTAAGGTACTTAGGGTTAAGAATGATCGTGATGTAATCCCATTTTGGCCAAGTAAGATAGTGAAATGGGTTGAAGAACACATATGGGTGATCCTACCAAGTGAATTACTTGTGTATGTTGATGTTGGTGTTGAATTATGGATCGATAGCAATAAATCACCTTACTTGAAAGAGGAAAATCCAATAGATGGTATGTTACATCCAATGGTTTTTCATAATTTGCAATGTGTATTGCATACTTTGAGTGGTTGGAATGGGAAAGAAGGTGAGTTTGATTGGA comes from Rutidosis leptorrhynchoides isolate AG116_Rl617_1_P2 chromosome 4, CSIRO_AGI_Rlap_v1, whole genome shotgun sequence and encodes:
- the LOC139839719 gene encoding phospholipase A1-IIdelta-like, whose protein sequence is MGSKSYDELHGSTNWAGLLDPLDLELRTLLVGYGDLLSATKRVFNNDEGSKYQGYSYYGKTVFFKKAMLPSADSKYQVAYFIYATSPGDAVLSLLSPGMSRDGSEFETNWMGYIAVSNDDYSKSIGRREICMVWRGTARTYEWNQDVFGAMPVSAEPLLPGVDVTGANTPQVMGGWLTIYTTNDPNSELVKSSARTQLTENIKKLLEKYKDEKVSITCTGHSLGACLATLSAFDIAINIVTPDINVSAFIFECPQVRNQSFKDEIEKLRNLKVLRVKNDRDVIPFWPSKIVKWVEEHIWVILPSELLVYVDVGVELWIDSNKSPYLKEENPIDGMLHPMVFHNLQCVLHTLSGWNGKEGEFDWSLMKRSLGLVNLSNDFLKEEYKLPANWWAVTNKGMVLSDDGDWVLSPLDPKDHDLPVY